The following are from one region of the Chloracidobacterium sp. genome:
- the ribB gene encoding 3,4-dihydroxy-2-butanone-4-phosphate synthase gives MPLATIEEAARDIRDGKMIIIVDDEDRENEGDLVCAAELVTPEMINFMAVHGRGLICLPLTEERCDELQLLPQTAANTSSMGTAFTISIEAREGVTTGISAADRARTIRTAVDPATRPSDLARPGHVFPLRAKRGGVLVRVGQTEASVDIARIAGLQPAAVICEIMNDDGTMARMPELEVFAEKHKLRIITVADLVRYRVEKELLVQRVVETALQTEFGTFNAAIYRNEINGETHVALAMGEISGTTDPVLVRVQTENVTFAMFGCTLGEAAPAIQGSLKKIAEAGRGVILYLRQRENNLDLVNQLKTYALMRERDIDFQTAKRETGYGNVHDYGIGAQILKDLGVKKIRLLTNHPPKINALEAFELEIVETVSL, from the coding sequence ATGCCGTTAGCAACTATCGAAGAAGCCGCCCGCGATATAAGGGATGGCAAGATGATCATTATCGTCGACGATGAGGATCGCGAGAACGAGGGCGACCTGGTCTGCGCGGCCGAATTGGTGACGCCTGAAATGATAAATTTCATGGCTGTTCACGGCCGCGGCCTCATATGTCTGCCGCTTACAGAAGAGCGTTGTGACGAGCTTCAGCTTCTTCCCCAAACAGCAGCGAATACTTCCTCGATGGGCACCGCTTTCACCATATCGATCGAGGCTCGTGAAGGCGTGACGACCGGGATCTCGGCCGCGGACAGGGCCAGGACCATCCGCACAGCGGTAGATCCTGCAACAAGGCCGTCCGACCTTGCTCGCCCGGGCCACGTCTTTCCGCTTCGGGCAAAACGCGGCGGCGTTCTTGTAAGGGTCGGGCAAACTGAGGCGAGCGTTGACATCGCTCGGATCGCCGGGCTCCAGCCGGCAGCGGTGATCTGCGAGATAATGAATGACGATGGCACGATGGCTCGAATGCCGGAACTGGAAGTGTTTGCCGAGAAACACAAACTCAGGATAATCACGGTTGCCGACCTCGTACGCTACAGGGTAGAAAAAGAGCTGCTCGTTCAGCGCGTTGTTGAGACTGCTTTGCAAACCGAATTTGGGACGTTTAACGCAGCCATCTACCGGAATGAGATCAACGGTGAGACACATGTTGCGTTGGCGATGGGCGAAATTTCCGGGACAACCGACCCGGTATTGGTCCGCGTCCAAACCGAGAATGTTACATTCGCGATGTTCGGCTGCACTCTGGGCGAGGCGGCACCAGCGATACAGGGTTCGTTGAAGAAGATCGCTGAAGCTGGTCGCGGCGTGATCCTTTACCTGAGGCAGCGTGAGAACAACCTCGATCTCGTCAACCAACTGAAAACCTACGCTCTGATGCGCGAACGAGACATTGATTTTCAGACCGCAAAGCGTGAAACTGGTTACGGTAATGTCCACGATTACGGTATCGGCGCCCAGATATTGAAGGATCTGGGTGTGAAAAAGATACGCCTTTTGACCAACCATCCCCCGAAGATAAATGCACTCGAGGCGTTCGAGCTCGAGATCGTCGAGACCGTAAGCCTTTGA
- a CDS encoding translocation/assembly module TamB domain-containing protein: protein MSEQEIGREDPDGGSGHEPSPDTVPRRRGWRRRVFVAGAAAAVLVLIVGVISFIAYRYGVVDDLVRSQFRAKMERIGIVFDADAFSLTLDPLELRLRNATFNDRVSGEKLFFIREARIGLSVTNLFAWQLTRDINVESTDINGAEVWVKFNENGRSNFSNLIEDTTSSNLNFRYETARVSIENSVVHINDLSRDIAGDANNVRLRIEPEPGQIDSEARYLIDLFSSDSRFIYDGRSLENIDIRLKAIADRNGADITELRVETPIGSSNISGRVNDWASLRYDLNIESTVDLTQSSNTFSLGTALRGVGNFKGRVSGQGESYRIEGSVDAESLAADGIYLKAIDVEGTLEGTNSNYEANGRAVAELLTFEDFRIEFPRIAGNVRGTGTDFRWVGELQAISARSRSLSLGGLFLSDAVAEYKDRKLLAEVGNGRAQMFSIASSEFEDLRARDLKIAARDGSFQMSGPAATAKSFKTPDFKIQAVTGKNVDVRDNNGKTTVKIDGMTADKAFLKDNSATNIRADSFVLEDIPNRTDIKLKNLRADRVDAPGTTITGVVAPSVNITDDPIDTKIYSDDLRIARIEGGGATLGSLNIAGVRLTIREGRVEGSSADIDAGDVTIAKTGRLPDGGKLENVKIVKPVFVVEPSGRYRASADMSIGGGIVGNIPLGSATSAVVVDSAGIELTGLRANLMDGRLDGAARISYSDRDRSVVKAAFVDLDLSKLVAIQSGRVFPFEGKTTGDVDLTFDGTDFGSSSGSINAGITASAGGADSGRIPVNGRIDVDANSGLFTIREARLTTPQSTLGATGRFDLGGQDSILDIALNSGDASEVERLFRILDISPDIEQQMDSLKVQLAGNAKFEGRLTGQFTDPSINGRASVERVAIRGREIGFVATDVIVTPFAIDLSKGELNEAGGGSVEFDVNIPRSGSNNTSVNAVLRDVNAGNLIAAVPDWLPERLRDFQGRTSGSVELRGLPNESTGEINLASESGMIAGQPFDSLRAKAVFAGTAIDIETAEIRVDSGIVSGRGRYDRASTLFDGNFVGSNVPLPLALSFLPANETIPVILGNTDFTLRANGSFDRPSSIDVNFAGTAREVVINENQFGDISFKGITERQVLNADLTATLDGKAQVFNATVDFAKDELPFRVEHRLDQSPLRPFFALVPRLRGISIGGTGTGVVEFGGNLTVVDGSGDRVFSTDALRGSARFSQLSLQLQDTPLVATEPVSVTFNTRGITFESVRFAGGGSNLTLSGTKALTDDGINNLALDGRVNLALLNVFPGISAADTFFGGFADVSMRLAGVNTTARVTGTANIDNGAIATFIGTSRLTLDRLQGRVIFTSNQAQIEQATGYLGGGRFVASGGALIGDDLRLAAYQISLNGTNITVPLPENFVTTGDARLEISGRRIGTDLTTLIAGSILARRSLYSRDIDLANVVGARREGTLTSGPSSGFVPRFDLSIEGRDALVVRNNIADLTASVSLRLTGTTAAPQLSGRITANSGTVFFRKDRYVVQRGVLEFPPNTAIEPIIYLQAETEIQGYQIFVNLAGPLTDTESLTAALRSSPALPEQDVVSLITTGSLSNTAAGIPTLASTGLNTAAEILTDSIINNPARRATDKLFGLNVFEIDPIISGERINPSARLTVGRQINNNLRVTYATNLSQDQNQVLAFEYRVSNRLSVVAQYEQRALSNVTRNRDNFSFEVRLRRRF, encoded by the coding sequence ATGTCTGAGCAGGAAATCGGCAGAGAAGATCCGGACGGCGGAAGCGGCCATGAGCCCAGCCCTGACACTGTACCTCGACGGCGCGGTTGGCGTCGACGCGTCTTTGTTGCCGGCGCCGCCGCCGCCGTTTTGGTTCTGATCGTCGGAGTCATTTCGTTCATTGCTTATCGCTATGGCGTAGTTGATGACCTTGTAAGGTCACAGTTTCGGGCAAAAATGGAACGCATCGGGATAGTCTTCGATGCAGATGCCTTTAGCCTTACGCTCGATCCTTTGGAGCTCCGACTTCGAAATGCGACGTTCAACGATCGAGTAAGCGGAGAAAAGCTCTTTTTCATCCGCGAGGCCCGCATCGGCCTTTCGGTGACCAACCTTTTTGCCTGGCAGCTCACTCGTGACATCAACGTCGAATCGACCGATATCAATGGAGCCGAGGTCTGGGTCAAGTTCAACGAAAACGGTCGATCGAACTTCTCTAACCTCATCGAGGACACCACGTCTTCAAACCTGAATTTTAGATATGAAACGGCTCGTGTATCGATCGAGAACAGCGTCGTCCATATAAATGACCTCTCACGCGACATTGCCGGTGACGCAAACAACGTCAGGCTCCGGATCGAACCTGAGCCTGGTCAGATCGATTCCGAAGCTCGCTATCTGATCGATCTTTTTTCATCTGATTCCCGATTCATATATGATGGCCGGTCTCTCGAGAATATTGATATCCGTTTGAAAGCCATCGCCGATCGTAACGGTGCCGATATAACCGAACTCCGCGTCGAAACTCCGATCGGCAGTTCAAATATCTCCGGTCGTGTGAACGACTGGGCCTCGCTGAGGTATGACCTGAACATCGAATCGACCGTCGACCTGACCCAGAGCTCGAATACGTTTTCGCTGGGAACTGCGCTTCGCGGGGTAGGTAATTTCAAGGGCCGAGTTTCAGGACAGGGCGAATCATACAGGATCGAAGGCTCGGTCGACGCCGAATCACTTGCCGCGGACGGCATTTACTTAAAGGCGATCGATGTCGAAGGAACCCTCGAAGGAACAAACAGCAACTACGAGGCAAACGGTCGAGCGGTTGCTGAACTCCTTACTTTTGAAGATTTTCGGATCGAGTTTCCGCGTATCGCGGGCAACGTACGCGGGACCGGAACGGACTTTCGATGGGTCGGTGAACTTCAGGCAATTTCGGCTAGATCGAGATCGCTGTCTTTAGGCGGCCTATTTCTGTCGGATGCTGTCGCAGAGTACAAGGATCGAAAGCTCTTGGCCGAGGTCGGCAACGGCAGGGCACAAATGTTCTCGATCGCAAGCTCGGAATTTGAAGATCTCAGGGCCCGCGACCTAAAGATCGCCGCGCGAGACGGATCATTCCAGATGTCCGGGCCGGCGGCAACGGCGAAGTCATTCAAAACCCCGGATTTCAAGATTCAAGCGGTAACCGGAAAAAATGTTGATGTTCGTGATAATAATGGCAAAACAACTGTAAAGATCGACGGAATGACCGCGGACAAGGCATTCCTGAAAGATAACAGCGCGACCAACATCAGGGCCGATTCATTTGTCCTCGAAGATATCCCGAACCGAACCGATATCAAGCTTAAGAACCTCCGTGCCGATCGTGTCGATGCCCCGGGCACGACGATAACCGGTGTCGTTGCTCCGTCGGTTAATATTACAGACGACCCGATCGACACAAAGATCTATTCCGATGACCTGCGGATCGCCCGGATCGAAGGCGGCGGAGCAACGCTCGGGAGCCTGAATATCGCCGGGGTCAGGCTAACGATTCGCGAAGGGCGGGTCGAAGGCTCGTCAGCCGACATTGACGCCGGTGACGTGACCATTGCAAAAACAGGGAGGCTGCCCGACGGTGGCAAGCTCGAGAACGTAAAGATCGTAAAGCCTGTCTTTGTTGTCGAACCTTCGGGCCGCTATCGCGCCAGTGCCGATATGAGTATCGGCGGCGGAATAGTTGGGAATATTCCGCTCGGCTCGGCAACCTCGGCGGTCGTCGTTGACAGCGCAGGAATCGAGCTCACGGGACTGAGAGCAAACTTGATGGACGGCCGTCTTGATGGTGCCGCGCGGATCTCGTATAGCGACCGTGACCGCTCAGTTGTTAAGGCTGCGTTCGTCGACCTCGACCTTTCAAAGCTCGTTGCGATCCAGTCAGGTCGGGTATTTCCGTTCGAAGGCAAAACTACAGGAGACGTCGACCTGACATTTGACGGTACCGATTTCGGTTCCTCAAGCGGCTCGATAAATGCCGGCATCACTGCCAGTGCCGGAGGTGCAGATAGCGGACGGATCCCTGTCAATGGCCGCATCGACGTTGACGCCAATAGCGGTTTGTTTACGATTCGCGAGGCGAGACTGACCACGCCGCAGAGTACGCTGGGCGCGACCGGTCGATTCGACCTTGGCGGCCAGGATTCAATTCTCGACATCGCGTTGAACTCAGGCGACGCAAGCGAAGTTGAACGCTTATTTCGAATCCTCGATATCTCACCGGATATCGAACAGCAAATGGATTCGCTGAAGGTCCAGCTTGCCGGAAATGCGAAGTTTGAGGGAAGGCTGACTGGTCAATTTACTGATCCGAGCATCAACGGCCGTGCGAGCGTCGAGCGTGTCGCAATCCGCGGCCGCGAGATCGGTTTCGTTGCGACCGATGTGATCGTCACTCCCTTCGCGATCGATCTGAGTAAAGGTGAACTAAATGAAGCAGGCGGAGGCTCGGTAGAATTTGACGTCAACATTCCTCGAAGCGGCAGCAACAACACTTCGGTCAACGCGGTATTGCGTGATGTTAATGCCGGAAATCTGATCGCGGCCGTCCCTGATTGGCTGCCCGAGCGTCTTCGTGATTTCCAGGGAAGGACGTCCGGCAGCGTCGAGCTCCGAGGCTTACCGAACGAATCCACAGGCGAGATCAATCTTGCTTCAGAAAGCGGTATGATCGCAGGGCAGCCGTTTGATTCGCTTCGAGCTAAGGCGGTCTTTGCCGGCACCGCGATCGACATCGAGACCGCGGAGATCCGCGTCGATTCGGGTATCGTGTCGGGACGCGGACGTTACGACCGGGCTTCGACCTTATTCGATGGGAACTTTGTTGGAAGTAACGTCCCCTTGCCTCTTGCACTTTCGTTCCTGCCAGCGAACGAGACGATTCCGGTCATCCTTGGAAATACGGATTTTACGTTACGGGCGAACGGCAGTTTCGACCGGCCTTCGTCGATCGACGTCAATTTTGCCGGTACGGCCCGTGAGGTGGTTATCAACGAAAATCAGTTCGGAGATATTTCGTTCAAGGGGATCACCGAGCGTCAGGTTCTCAACGCTGATCTGACCGCTACGCTCGACGGAAAAGCGCAGGTGTTTAATGCGACAGTCGATTTTGCGAAAGACGAACTCCCGTTTCGTGTCGAACACAGGCTTGACCAGAGCCCGTTAAGGCCATTTTTTGCTCTTGTCCCGAGGCTTCGGGGGATCTCGATCGGCGGAACGGGAACCGGCGTTGTCGAATTTGGCGGCAATCTTACCGTCGTTGACGGATCGGGCGATAGGGTCTTCTCGACCGATGCCTTAAGGGGCTCGGCCCGGTTTTCTCAGCTTTCGCTTCAGCTCCAGGACACACCGCTCGTCGCGACCGAACCCGTTTCGGTTACATTCAACACGCGCGGAATAACATTTGAAAGTGTCCGGTTTGCCGGCGGCGGTTCGAATTTGACCCTTTCCGGCACAAAGGCATTGACCGACGACGGCATAAACAACCTGGCCCTCGACGGACGAGTTAATCTTGCGCTCCTTAACGTATTTCCGGGAATATCCGCTGCAGATACGTTTTTCGGTGGTTTTGCGGATGTTTCTATGCGGCTTGCCGGCGTCAACACGACCGCGCGGGTTACCGGGACCGCAAATATTGATAATGGAGCGATCGCCACCTTTATCGGGACAAGCCGTCTTACCCTCGATCGGCTTCAGGGACGCGTGATCTTCACATCTAATCAGGCGCAGATCGAACAGGCGACCGGATACCTCGGCGGCGGCCGATTTGTCGCCAGCGGCGGAGCTTTGATCGGTGACGATCTGAGACTTGCTGCGTATCAGATCTCGCTGAATGGTACAAACATCACCGTTCCGCTTCCTGAGAATTTTGTTACGACCGGCGATGCACGGCTCGAGATATCCGGCCGCCGGATCGGTACAGATCTGACGACCTTGATCGCGGGATCGATCCTCGCAAGGCGAAGCCTCTATAGTCGCGACATCGACCTGGCAAATGTCGTTGGCGCGCGTCGCGAAGGTACATTGACAAGCGGCCCGTCATCGGGGTTTGTGCCGAGATTCGACCTGTCGATCGAGGGCCGTGATGCTTTGGTAGTTCGAAATAACATCGCCGACCTGACCGCGTCAGTGTCGCTGCGGCTGACGGGTACCACGGCGGCTCCGCAGCTGTCAGGACGAATCACGGCTAATAGTGGAACCGTGTTTTTCAGAAAGGACCGATATGTTGTGCAGCGAGGCGTCCTCGAATTTCCGCCAAATACCGCGATCGAACCCATCATCTACTTGCAGGCTGAGACCGAGATACAGGGCTATCAGATCTTCGTGAATCTCGCAGGCCCATTGACCGATACCGAGAGTCTTACGGCCGCATTGCGTTCAAGCCCGGCGTTACCCGAGCAGGATGTCGTTTCGCTCATCACGACGGGCAGCCTCTCGAACACGGCTGCGGGCATCCCAACGCTTGCATCGACCGGGCTCAACACGGCGGCCGAGATCTTGACCGATTCGATAATTAACAATCCGGCAAGGCGAGCTACCGACAAGCTGTTCGGTTTGAACGTTTTCGAGATAGATCCGATCATCTCGGGCGAACGCATCAATCCATCTGCTCGCCTTACTGTCGGTCGGCAGATAAATAACAACTTACGCGTCACGTACGCCACCAATCTTTCACAGGATCAGAATCAGGTACTGGCGTTCGAATACAGGGTCTCGAATAGATTGTCCGTTGTTGCTCAATACGAGCAGAGAGCACTGAGCAACGTGACGCGAAATCGCGACAATTTCAGCTTCGAAGTTCGTCTCAGGAGGAGGTTCTAA